In Apium graveolens cultivar Ventura chromosome 10, ASM990537v1, whole genome shotgun sequence, the following are encoded in one genomic region:
- the LOC141693760 gene encoding UDP-glycosyltransferase 92A1-like, whose translation MAETNQNIVMFPFMAQGHIIPFLTLALKIEKMGYKVTFVNTPLNIKNLKKSLPPSSTIRLVEIPFDSSKHGLPPGLENTDAVTTYDLMLDLFEASLSLKPYFRNILNDLITGGASLLCVITDMFFAWTADVTHEFGVFHAVFNSCSGFGLGCYYSLWMNLPHRKTELMEFTLPDFYAAGKIHVTQLMDILLKADGTDRWSSFLLYNLSSWQKSDAILFNTVEEIDGFGLSYFRRKLGLCVWPIGPVLPSVDNRSRVGKDSGISPELCTKWLDLKPRNSVLYISFGSQSTISASQMMQLAKALEKSGNNFIWVVRPPLGFDINAEFEAEEWLPEGFAKRAEEQNRGLIITKWAPQVEILLHKSVAAFLSHCGWNSVLESLSCGVPVIGWPLHAEQFYNAKFLEEEVGVCVEVARGTHFEVRYEDIVHKIEMVMRVDGQGKQMREKACEVKSMIEDAIRDEEEYKGSSVKSMEEFLNAALLTKESET comes from the coding sequence ATGGCGGAAACAAATCAAAACATAGTGATGTTCCCGTTCATGGCTCAAGGTCATATAATTCCCTTCTTAACTTTAGCtttaaaaatagaaaaaatgGGCTACAAAGTAACATTTGTAAACACTCCTCTCAACATCAAAAACCTCAAGAAATCTCTCCCTCCAAGCTCAACCATTAGGCTTGTCGAAATTCCATTCGACAGCTCTAAGCATGGCCTTCCACCGGGTCTCGAGAACACTGACGCTGTCACCACGTACGACCTCATGCTGGATCTTTTTGAGGCCTCTCTGTCACTCAAACCCTATTTCAGAAATATTCTTAACGACCTGATCACTGGCGGGGCTTCACTGCTTTGCGTTATCACTGACATGTTTTTCGCCTGGACAGCAGATGTTACACATGAGTTTGGTGTCTTTCATGCTGTTTTTAACAGTTGTAGTGGCTTTGGCTTGGGTTGTTACTATTCCTTGTGGATGAACTTACCACATAGGAAAACAGAGTTGATGGAGTTCACTTTGCCCGATTTTTATGCGGCTGGAAAGATTCATGTCACACAGCTTATGGATATTCTGTTAAAGGCTGATGGTACTGATCGCTGGTCAAGTTTTTTGTTGTATAATCTTTCTTCGTGGCAAAAATCGGATGCAATTTTGTTTAATACGGTTGAAGAGATAGATGGGTTTGGTTTGAGTTATTTTAGGAGAAAGTTAGGTTTGTGTGTTTGGCCAATTGGGCCAGTACTTCCATCAGTAGATAATCGATCTCGCGTTGGAAAAGATTCTGGTATTAGTCCCGAATTATGTACCAAATGGCTGGATTTGAAGCCTAGGAACTCGGTTTTGTATATTTCATTTGGTTCACAAAGCACAATCTCTGCTTCCCAAATGATGCAGTTAGCTAAAGCTTTGGAAAAGAGTGGCAACAACTTTATTTGGGTTGTTAGGCCACCGTTAGGTTTTGATATTAATGCGGAGTTTGAGGCTGAGGAATGGCTTCCGGAGGGATTTGCAAAGAGGGCTGAAGAGCAAAACAGAGGACTGATTATCACTAAATGGGCACCTCAAGTGGAGATTTTGTTGCACAAGTCTGTAGCTGCGTTTTTGAGTCACTGTGGATGGAATTCGGTTCTTGAATCGCTGAGTTGCGGAGTGCCAGTAATTGGTTGGCCATTGCACGCGGAGCAGTTTTATAATGCAAAGTTCTTGGAAGAGGAGGTCGGGGTTTGTGTTGAGGTAGCTAGGGGTACTCATTTTGAGGTTAGGTATGAAGATATAGTCCATAAGATAGAGATGGTTATGAGGGTTGATGGCCAAGGGAAGCAAATGAGAGAAAAAGCATGTGAAGTGAAATCAATGATTGAAGATGCAATAAGAGATGAGGAGGAATACAAGGGATCCTCTGTGAAATCCATGGAAGAGTTTCTGAATGCAGCACTGCTAACCAAAGAGTCAGAGACATAG
- the LOC141693806 gene encoding putative inactive purple acid phosphatase 16 isoform X3, whose amino-acid sequence MILSGIFFCTLLLSCQKFTVRSTSNLEDHRNVTLRITAEKYLQITKGSSFKIALFADLHFGEDAWTLWGPQQDIKSVKVMSTILDNERPDFVVYLGDVITANNIPIENASLYWNQALSPTRERNTPWASVFGNHDDASFEWPLEWFSATGIPPVNCSVKNSGETCSFKGTSRLELMKNEIEHNAFSYSKSGPNHLWPSISNYVLQISSSSDSQVPVAFMYFFDSGGGSYPEILSTAQAEWFRVKSQQINSDARNQFYPIYRVPEIIFWHIPSKDYKKVAPKFKKHKHCVGSMFMETVAPQEAEMGMMQILRERSSVKYL is encoded by the exons ATGATCTTGTCTGGTATCTTCTTCTGTACACTTCTTTTATCCTGTCAAAAATTTACAGTACGTTCTACTAGTAATCTTGAAGATCACCGGAATGTTACTCTCCGAATAACGGCGGAGAAATATTTACAGATAACAAAAGGGTCATCGTTTAAGATTGCGTTATTTGCCGACTTGCATTTTGGAGAGGACGCGTGGACACTTTGGGGTCCACAACAAGATATCAAGTCAGTAAAGGTCATGTCTACAATCCTAGATAATGAACGCCCAG ATTTTGTGGTTTATCTTGGCGATGTTATTACCGCCAACAATATACCAATTGAAAATGCTAGCTTGTATTGGAATCAGGCATTGTCCCCTACTAGAGAAAGGAATACACCTTGGGCCAGTGTGTTTGGGAACCATGATGATGCATCATTTGAGTGGCCGTTAGAGTGGTTTTCTGCCACTGGAATTCCTCCAGTAAACTGTTCTGTTAAAAATTCAG GAGAGACATGTAGCTTTAAGGGCACATCACGTTTGGAGCTGATGAAAAACGAGATTGAACATAATGCCTTTTCATACTCGAAAAGTGGTCCTAATCATCTTTGGCCAAGCATTTCTAACTATGTCCTTCAGATTTCATCATCAAGTGATTCTCAAGTGCCAGTGGCATTCATGTACTTCTTTGATTCGGGTGGTGGGTCATACCCCGAGATACTATCAACTGCTCAGGCAGAATGGTTTCGTGTCAAATCTCAACAAATAAATTCTGATGCAAG AAACCAATTTTATCCAATTTATAGGGTTCCAGAGATAATATTTTGGCATATACCGAGCAAAGACTACAAGAAGGTGGCCCCAAAATTTAAAAAACATAAGCATTGTGTGGGCTCAATGTTCATGGAGACCGTAGCTCCTCAAGAAGCTGAAATGGGCATGATGCAAATTCTTAGAGAAAGGTCTTCTGTCAAG TATTTGTAG
- the LOC141693806 gene encoding putative inactive purple acid phosphatase 16 isoform X1, with product MILSGIFFCTLLLSCQKFTVRSTSNLEDHRNVTLRITAEKYLQITKGSSFKIALFADLHFGEDAWTLWGPQQDIKSVKVMSTILDNERPDFVVYLGDVITANNIPIENASLYWNQALSPTRERNTPWASVFGNHDDASFEWPLEWFSATGIPPVNCSVKNSGETCSFKGTSRLELMKNEIEHNAFSYSKSGPNHLWPSISNYVLQISSSSDSQVPVAFMYFFDSGGGSYPEILSTAQAEWFRVKSQQINSDARNQFYPIYRVPEIIFWHIPSKDYKKVAPKFKKHKHCVGSMFMETVAPQEAEMGMMQILRERSSVKAVFVGHNHGLDWCCPDKKLWLCFARHTGYGGYGSWPRGSRILEISQEPFLLKSWIRMEDGHKHSDVLLSS from the exons ATGATCTTGTCTGGTATCTTCTTCTGTACACTTCTTTTATCCTGTCAAAAATTTACAGTACGTTCTACTAGTAATCTTGAAGATCACCGGAATGTTACTCTCCGAATAACGGCGGAGAAATATTTACAGATAACAAAAGGGTCATCGTTTAAGATTGCGTTATTTGCCGACTTGCATTTTGGAGAGGACGCGTGGACACTTTGGGGTCCACAACAAGATATCAAGTCAGTAAAGGTCATGTCTACAATCCTAGATAATGAACGCCCAG ATTTTGTGGTTTATCTTGGCGATGTTATTACCGCCAACAATATACCAATTGAAAATGCTAGCTTGTATTGGAATCAGGCATTGTCCCCTACTAGAGAAAGGAATACACCTTGGGCCAGTGTGTTTGGGAACCATGATGATGCATCATTTGAGTGGCCGTTAGAGTGGTTTTCTGCCACTGGAATTCCTCCAGTAAACTGTTCTGTTAAAAATTCAG GAGAGACATGTAGCTTTAAGGGCACATCACGTTTGGAGCTGATGAAAAACGAGATTGAACATAATGCCTTTTCATACTCGAAAAGTGGTCCTAATCATCTTTGGCCAAGCATTTCTAACTATGTCCTTCAGATTTCATCATCAAGTGATTCTCAAGTGCCAGTGGCATTCATGTACTTCTTTGATTCGGGTGGTGGGTCATACCCCGAGATACTATCAACTGCTCAGGCAGAATGGTTTCGTGTCAAATCTCAACAAATAAATTCTGATGCAAG AAACCAATTTTATCCAATTTATAGGGTTCCAGAGATAATATTTTGGCATATACCGAGCAAAGACTACAAGAAGGTGGCCCCAAAATTTAAAAAACATAAGCATTGTGTGGGCTCAATGTTCATGGAGACCGTAGCTCCTCAAGAAGCTGAAATGGGCATGATGCAAATTCTTAGAGAAAGGTCTTCTGTCAAG GCAGTATTTGTAGGTCATAACCATGGCTTGGATTGGTGCTGCCCTGACAAAAAACTGTGGCTATGCTTTGCTAGACATACTGGTTATGGTGGATATGGAAGCTGGCCTAGGGGATCAAGAATTTTGGAGATAAGCCAGGAACCCTTTTTACTGAAATCATGGATTCGGATGGAAGATGGCCATAAACATAGTGATGTTCTCTTGAGCTCTTGA
- the LOC141693806 gene encoding putative inactive purple acid phosphatase 16 isoform X2: MILSGIFFCTLLLSCQKFTVRSTSNLEDHRNVTLRITAEKYLQITKGSSFKIALFADLHFGEDAWTLWGPQQDIKSVKVMSTILDNERPDFVVYLGDVITANNIPIENASLYWNQALSPTRERNTPWASVFGNHDDASFEWPLEWFSATGIPPVNCSVKNSGETCSFKGTSRLELMKNEIEHNAFSYSKSGPNHLWPSISNYVLQISSSSDSQVPVAFMYFFDSGGGSYPEILSTAQAEWFRVKSQQINSDARVPEIIFWHIPSKDYKKVAPKFKKHKHCVGSMFMETVAPQEAEMGMMQILRERSSVKAVFVGHNHGLDWCCPDKKLWLCFARHTGYGGYGSWPRGSRILEISQEPFLLKSWIRMEDGHKHSDVLLSS; the protein is encoded by the exons ATGATCTTGTCTGGTATCTTCTTCTGTACACTTCTTTTATCCTGTCAAAAATTTACAGTACGTTCTACTAGTAATCTTGAAGATCACCGGAATGTTACTCTCCGAATAACGGCGGAGAAATATTTACAGATAACAAAAGGGTCATCGTTTAAGATTGCGTTATTTGCCGACTTGCATTTTGGAGAGGACGCGTGGACACTTTGGGGTCCACAACAAGATATCAAGTCAGTAAAGGTCATGTCTACAATCCTAGATAATGAACGCCCAG ATTTTGTGGTTTATCTTGGCGATGTTATTACCGCCAACAATATACCAATTGAAAATGCTAGCTTGTATTGGAATCAGGCATTGTCCCCTACTAGAGAAAGGAATACACCTTGGGCCAGTGTGTTTGGGAACCATGATGATGCATCATTTGAGTGGCCGTTAGAGTGGTTTTCTGCCACTGGAATTCCTCCAGTAAACTGTTCTGTTAAAAATTCAG GAGAGACATGTAGCTTTAAGGGCACATCACGTTTGGAGCTGATGAAAAACGAGATTGAACATAATGCCTTTTCATACTCGAAAAGTGGTCCTAATCATCTTTGGCCAAGCATTTCTAACTATGTCCTTCAGATTTCATCATCAAGTGATTCTCAAGTGCCAGTGGCATTCATGTACTTCTTTGATTCGGGTGGTGGGTCATACCCCGAGATACTATCAACTGCTCAGGCAGAATGGTTTCGTGTCAAATCTCAACAAATAAATTCTGATGCAAG GGTTCCAGAGATAATATTTTGGCATATACCGAGCAAAGACTACAAGAAGGTGGCCCCAAAATTTAAAAAACATAAGCATTGTGTGGGCTCAATGTTCATGGAGACCGTAGCTCCTCAAGAAGCTGAAATGGGCATGATGCAAATTCTTAGAGAAAGGTCTTCTGTCAAG GCAGTATTTGTAGGTCATAACCATGGCTTGGATTGGTGCTGCCCTGACAAAAAACTGTGGCTATGCTTTGCTAGACATACTGGTTATGGTGGATATGGAAGCTGGCCTAGGGGATCAAGAATTTTGGAGATAAGCCAGGAACCCTTTTTACTGAAATCATGGATTCGGATGGAAGATGGCCATAAACATAGTGATGTTCTCTTGAGCTCTTGA
- the LOC141693805 gene encoding protein IQ-DOMAIN 12-like — translation MGKKMSWFSMLKRLFIPGDKLKDIKKTKSSGWIFKSLKLKQCPSIEVPQITLSEASEEQRKHAVAVAIATAAAAEAAVTAANAAAEVVRLTSVHTVSGKKKQSLAAIRIQTSFRAYLGRKALMALKGVVRLQAVVRGQNTRRLMLTRLKSLQSTTKPQVHQIMIPQVDRDFITIFNPQKIFVNKNNKTGCTISKNWEDSIMSKEDMEVSWLQRQDAVTRRERMKKYSFSHRERRTNLILDNSNNKDVKRRPWFEECQIDKSKSAIYSDSIDIATYGTRQAKMKYCLKDESPEVLNSSISLPRRSFCDANIKKYSNTDDNSLPDFPIFPSYMGATKSAKEKVRSASTPRHRLGHDDLLSMQSSLCYSSKLSSWSSVDGEIARITRKSST, via the exons ATGGGAAAGAAAATGAGTTGGTTCAGTATGCTGAAGAGACTTTTTATTCCTGGTGACAAGCTGAAAGATATCAAG AAAACAAAGAGTTCGGGATGGATTTTCAAGAGCTTAAAATTGAAGCAATGCCCTTCAATTGAAGTGCCACAGATAACTCTAAGTGAAGCATCTGAAGAGCAGAGAAAACATGCCGTGGCTGTTGCAATTGCAACAGCTGCTGCAGCTGAAGCTGCGGTTACTGCTGCGAATGCAGCAGCAGAAGTTGTAAGGCTGACAAGTGTCCATACCGTGTCTGGAAAGAAAAAGCAGAGCTTGGCTGCAATCAGAATTCAAACCTCTTTTCGTGCATACTTA GGTAGGAAGGCATTGATGGCACTGAAGGGAGTTGTACGGCTACAAGCTGTGGTACGTGGCCAAAACACTAGACGCCTAATGCTCACTCGTTTGAAGTCTCTGCAGTCTACTACGAAACCTCAAGTTCATCAAATTATGATTCCTCAAGTTGATAgagattttattacaatttttaaTCCCCAAAAGATTTTTGTAAACAAGAATAACAAG ACTGGATGCACAATCAGTAAGAACTGGGAGGACAGCATCATGTCAAAGGAAGACATGGAAGTCTCATGGTTACAGAGGCAAGATGCAGTTACAAGAAGAGAACGAATGAAGAAATATTCGTTCTCCCATAGG GAGAGAAGAACcaatttaattctggataattcAAATAATAAGGATGTAAAGAGGAGGCCTTGGTTTGAGGAATGTCAAATTGACAAGTCGAAATCAGCAATATATTCAGATTCAATTGATATTGCTACATATGGAACAAGACAGGCTAAAATGAAGTATTGCCTTAAGGATGAATCACCGGAAGTATTAAATTCCTCAATTTCACTCCCAAGAAGATCATTTTGTGATGCTAATATAAAGAAGTACTCGAATACAGATGACAATTCTTTGCCAGACTTTCCTATATTTCCATCTTACATGGGTGCCACTAAATCAGCCAAGGAAAAAGTAAGATCAGCAAGCACCCCACGACACAGGCTAGGACATGATGATCTTCTCTCTATGCAAAGCTCGCTATGTTATAGTTCTAAGCTCTCTTCTTGGTCTTCTGTTGATGGAGAAATTGCACGCATCACTAGAAAGAGTAGTACTTAA
- the LOC141693690 gene encoding glucan endo-1,3-beta-glucosidase-like, protein MSLKVTTMLLLIFSLFAFLQATSGAGPQDIGVCYATNANNQPSPQDAVSLARSMRIQRMRLYSPDRNALQALRNTGIEVILGVPNDHLQWVASNQRNANEWVQGNVKDYSDVNFRFIAVGNGITPVHSQNAQFARFVLPAMQNIRNALSSMGLQNRIRVSTAVDQSEVLGKSFPPSNSEFKPEIRQYIQPIIQFLVRNGNAPLLVNLHPYFSYIHNHADIPPQINQGKGNRDARLDYALMRSSDVLVQDAWLRYTNAFDAMVDSVHSAMEKVGGNSLDIVVSETGWPTAGGNAASNENAATHNNNLINHVRNYGTPKRPQKRIETYIFSMFDENKRGGIEFERHWGIFWNNKQAKYRINF, encoded by the exons ATGTCTCTCAAGGTTACCACGATGTTGCTATTAATTTTCTCGCTCTTTGCCTTCTTGCAAGCTACTTCAG GTGCTGGGCCACAAGATATAGGTGTGTGCTATGCAACAAATGCTAACAATCAACCATCCCCACAAGATGCTGTGTCTTTAGCCCGATCGATGAGGATCCAGAGGATGAGACTCTACAGCCCCGACCGTAATGCTCTCCAAGCCCTCAGAAACACCGGCATCGAAGTCATCCTCGGTGTCCCCAACGACCACCTTCAATGGGTGGCCTCCAACCAAAGGAACGCCAACGAGTGGGTCCAAGGCAACGTCAAGGACTATTCTGATGTCAATTTCAGGTTCATAGCTGTTGGCAACGGAATTACTCCAGTACACTCCCAAAATGCCCAGTTCGCACGCTTCGTCCTACCCGCAATGCAAAACATCCGTAACGCACTTTCTTCAATGGGACTGCAAAACAGAATTAGAGTCTCCACAGCCGTCGATCAATCAGAAGTTCTTGGCAAATCTTTCCCACCTTCAAATAGCGAATTCAAGCCCGAAATTCGACAATATATTCAGCCTATTATTCAATTCTTGGTTAGAAACGGCAACGCTCCGTTGCTAGTAAACCTTCATCCATACTTCAGCTACATACACAACCATGCCGACATTCCTCCACAAATAAACCAGGGTAAAGGCAACCGAGATGCTCGTCTTGATTACGCTTTAATGAGGTCTTCAGATGTGTTGGTACAAGATGCATGGCTTAGGTACACAAACGCATTCGATGCCATGGTAGATAGTGTACACTCGGCAATGGAGAAGGTTGGTGGAAACTCTTTAGACATCGTCGTTTCTGAAACTGGATGGCCTACAGCTGGTGGAAATGCAGCAAGCAACGAAAACGCTGCAACTCACAATAATAACTTGATCAACCATGTACGCAACTATGGGACGCCGAAAAGGCCTCAGAAGCGTATCGAGACTTACATCTTTTCTATGTTTGATGAGAACAAGCGAGGTGGAATCGAGTTCGAGAGGCACTGGGGCATCTTCTGGAATAATAAACAAGCCAAGTACCGGATTAACTTTTAG